Part of the Perognathus longimembris pacificus isolate PPM17 chromosome 1, ASM2315922v1, whole genome shotgun sequence genome, TTGCCACATTCATTACATTCATATGGGATTTCACCTGTATGAGTTCTCACATGCTCAGTAAGAGAAGAATTATACCTAAAGGATTTCCCACATTCCTTACATTCATAAGGCTTCTCACCTGTATGAGATCTCACATGTTGAATAAGGTTTGAGCTATGTCTGAAGGTTTTCCCACATTCAGTACATTCATAGGGCTTTTCTCCAGTATGAATTCTTAGGTGGTCAGTGAGGGCATGTTTATGACCATGGGCTTTGCCACACTGAGTACATTCATATGGTTTTTCTCCCGTGTGAGTTCGCTGATGTACAACAAGGTGGGACTTTTGGCTAAAGGCTATCCCACATTCATTACATTCATAAGGCTTCTCCCCAGTATGAATTCTCTGGTGGTCAATGAGTCCTTGTTTATGGCTGAGAACTTTCCCACATTGACTACATTCATAGGGGTTCACACAAGCTTCAGTTTTGCCAGGCTTAGTAGATGAACTATGGCTGGATGATTTCTTACGTTTCTCTCCAGTTTGGATTTTGCCTTGCTTAGTAGGAGATGGGCTAGGATGGCATAATTTCTCACTTTTCTTGCCAGTCTGAGTTGTGTCACACTTATCAGATAAACTATGGTTGGataatttttcatgtttctttccagcttcatttttttctttctttgtatctgATAAGCCATGGCTGAACAATTTCTCATGTTCTTTAGCTATATCCggtttcttttttgcatttcttttcatctCACCAGGTGAATCTAAATtctgtttcagatttttttcaggTGAATCAAAtttaagaagtcttttttttgaAGGTACATGTTTCATACTCACATTATTCTTTTTCACCAATGAACCACTTTCTTCATTGCCTTTTTTCTTAGTTGGAATTTTCTTCTTGAATGTAACTTCCTCAGTGAGCTCCTTTTGAGATTTCTGGGTATTCTCTGGCTGGTCATCATTTTGTTGGACTTCATCTAAAATCAAATTCAATGAGACATTCTTGTGAATTTCTAGACACTCATTTGACATCTTTATAAGTTTCACAAGGAAATATCCTGTTGTGGGGTTGGATCTTTATTCAACTGTAATATCCCAAAGTGAAATTGATATCAACAGCAAATGTCTCTATCTTTCTAGACTTGAAGGGGAGATGCTACAGtaaaatcaggaaaagaaaactgaaaatagtgATGAGAAACAGCTTTGGATGCTTGAAAATATAACTTTGTAAGCTGGACAGAAATACAAGGAGCAATGAATAAGGAGTAACTGAAGTTAAAAGAGCTTCGGATTATAGTTAGTGCTTTTTAATGAGgggtggtacttggatttgaattcagggcactgCACATGACAAACAGGTGCTCTTATTGTTGAACCATGCCTATAGTCCTGCAGTTGTCCCAGAATCAAGAGTcgattctgattttttaaaagaagggaaGTTAAAAAGAACCTCTAATTTATAAAGACAAGACTTGCAATTTCTGATGCCTTAAGAAAAACTTCTCTACAAGAGGTCAGATAGGAACAAAGGAACTGGAGATATCCATTTAGAAGACATCAGAGTTGGATAAGTAACTGTATCTGCATAATAAATTATCTATTTGAGGGAAATACAATAGAAAATAGGAATGAATAGTGGAGGACACTTCAGTAGAGTGAAGAGGAGAAGCTGGTGAGTAAATAGTAAAGCATTTAGAGGCAGAGGATAAAAGCCAGTGAACTGGTATTATTAGATGTCCCAGAGCTTTAGGCTAATCAAAACTAGTAAAGTATGGTGATGAAGACTTCTATGGAATCTAACtgtaaaaatgaaggagaaaactgACATGATTATGTGTCATAGACCACAAATCCAGAGCATTTCATACTGAACGGAGGAGAAACAAAGGCATTTGAAGGCAGGACCATTATGCCAAGAGATTTGGAAGAAATATCTAAGAACATTTGAATATGTAAGGAAAGAACTTGACACCTTGGGCAATCAGAGTATGGATGGAGTGTGGGAGAATAATTGAGGGTATAAGGAAAATGGGTATTGTTTTAAGCATTACATTAGATAAGGTAAATGGAAATGAGATCAAGAGCTAAAAGGTGTCTTCTGAAAGCTGAGCAAAGGAGTGCATGAGTAAGAAAAGGGGGCTATAGGAGGGACCAGTTAACTTTCTGAGGGGCCGATACCAGAGGAATAGAGCCTTGGTTTTCATATTTTTACCTGGCACAATCTGAGACCATAATAAATGATATTGTTATTCCGTATGGAATGATTACACCTAGACCCTTCAAAAGCACAGCCACTTGATCTGCAGCACACCTCCCTGTGAGAAGATGACATACTTCCACCCTGTTGAACTAGGAGTGATGCTCCACCCAATAACATGGGAGCTGAAAATCACTTCCAAACAGTGATTTTGAACATTATCATGTGGTTCTTCTTACCATTTTCCCCTTTGCCACATGACCATTATTTGCCAACTAAAAAACAATCTTTTACCATACGTCCTCAAATGAAAATTATGCAGAATAAGGATATAtagctggggcaaaaaaaaaaaaaaaaaccttttccatTAATGATTTGGGATCATTCTGTAATGGAACAAAAATTAGTTTAAGCTGAAGGATATAAGTAGAACAAAGTCCCATAAGTAACCCTGGCTCACGGGTACAGTGAACCTCACTGGAAAACCTCTTATACAGACAGACTCAGAGAAGGAAGAGATATTAGAATCTCTAAGGATAGCAAACCTTTGTAATTTGAACTCTTCTTCCCTGGGAgattctaattatttttaatgcttcttcctgatttaaaagaaggaaaaaagatgttATATCAGCAGGGTGCGTGTATGCGGGGGCAGCTGCAGGAGTCAGGAGGGTGGTGCCCAGACAAGGCCTGTCCTGGTGAACATCTCCATGACTATTAGACATGGCCATGCAGGCCTCCTAACCTTTCACACTGCCTTCCTAAAGTCCTCCACACACTTTCCCAATTATGCTAGTCCttgtaaggtaaaaaaaaaaaaaccttcagtgTGATCTTCCTACTTTATAAAGAAGGCTTCCGGGTGTCATGTCTGTTTGACTCATTCAACTGAAGGATGAGAGCTCTACGTAAGAATGTGAAATGCAAGTAGTCCAGCACCCTGAACAGACACTAACAACAGCCTTCATCACAAAGAACCCAGTGTTTATGCACAGTATAAGAAACTAGATTCTGGAGAAAAAATGCTTAATGAATGAAACTTTCCAGCCAGCCAGTgatctctctttatctctcaccCTGAGGTTCCTCCAGATTTTGAACAGTTTCTCAGTGATATCTAAAGACTTCAGACATATGCACTACTTATACACAGTCTGTAGCATCTCTGGCAAACACTAGAATTATCACAAAGAATATATTAAATGGCTGAGGGTATACTGtgaaacatttctcttttttacttttttttcattgtttttgttggttgtggatcttgaactcggggcctgggcgctctctgagctcttttgctcaaggctagcactctaccacctgagccacagcacgcttctggtttcctggggatttgttggaggtaagagtctcaaagactttcctggctttgaactgcaatcctcagatctcacacacctgagaagctaggattacagctctgAGCCACCTGTTCctgacttgttttttgtttgcttcttagTTTTCTGAGGTATTCCTTTTGAGTCAATGATCACACACAGAATCTACAGATCCACATGGGGCATAtcctaaagttaaaaaaagaaatgtgaaaatgatAACCTCTCGGTAcaatacctttataataacaagtattttttttaataaggagaaATGTCAATGAAGATTCCTTCTGTGTTGTGGAGATAACCATGATTGATCATTACCCGAGAGACCCCAGGAACTTTGTCTTTGGACAGGCCCCTTTGATGGATGGCATGGGGATATTCAGCTTTGCCAAGTATGGCGGGGCTTTCTATAGCTCACACTGTAAGGACATAGTGAACAAGCCTGAAAGAGTATCTTCCAGTGACTATTCTGTTTTAATAATACTATGTTCCTGAGATCACTGGTGTTTTGTGGCTGAGATTCTGTAAGACTTTAACCCATGAGACTGGACACCAACTTGGACTGAGACACCACCAGTGGCTCGCATGCCTAATGCAAGTCTCCAACCACTTGGAAGAAGTTGACCAGCAGCCTGTAAATCTCTTCCCTATCTACTCATACAAGTTTTAGTGTACTCTTGGCTTCAATATTGGAGAAAAATACGAGGAACTGGTGAGGTAGATGGATAGTAAAAATACTGACATGtcactgggatgtagctcagtggcaaagcgcttgcctagcaagtgcaatgtcctgggttcaatccccagtaccaaaaagaaaagacaaaaaaaaaaaatactgacatgTCTATAACAACTCCAAAGCCCAGTTATGAAAATACTGTGCGTGTGCTGAAACTAGTGAAAGCCTTTATGGAATAGAAGGAGTGAGTAATAAGATGCCTTGCTGTTCTCCAAAACTAAGGAGTAATAAAATCAATCCTTGCACATTACTTTTATTTGAGTGGAGTATTTCATTGAAATAAGCCATTTACCCATTGAAAGAAAATGTGATGgtaatatggtcaaaatacttcatAAACATGTATGAAACTATAGGCTAATTAAATCTGTTGAAACCATTTTAAgaagagaagatgagggagaatgatagagAGATGAGTCTGACCAGcagacattatatacatatatggaagtATTGCAatgaaatccccttgtacaactgatatatgctaataaaaaagtctttaaaagaaaacatggcaTGAGATCTTTAAGAAGAATTTAAGAATAAGTTATTCTTAACTCCAATGTTATATCAAGAAATTAAGAACTTACTTCCATTGGCCCTTATTGGCTTGGGTCTTGCTATTTTACTTAGATGACTTTGACTGGGTTTTTTCCTCTTCCCCAGACATGGCTCTTCTCTTTGTTTCAACTTGGACATCATGTCTGGTTTGGGAGCTCGATACTCTGCTCATGAGAATGGTAGAAACTTAGCGTTAGAACCAGCACCCCAGAAATGAAGCCCCAACGTTTGCCCTTCAGGGCCTTTCAAGACTAATAAGCATATTAGTCTGCTGAAGTTTCACAATGTGAACGAGCCTATAACTCAACCAAGTGGGGCCTCTCATTTTTAGAAGAGATGCTTAGCACCAAAAATGGATTCCAATTGTTAATCCACTAAAAATTAAGGCCGAACCTACCAAAACTTTAGGAAGACAGCATCACAGCGAACACATTTCGAATGGCATGGGACTGGTCCTCACCCTTTGAGACTAGGTTGCCGTTGTTCTCCAGCATGGCATCCTTGTGCACGTCCCTCTGTGCAGGATCCAGTCTCTCCCCTTCCGCATCTTTAAATGCTATTGATCCCTGTAACAGCAAATTGCTATTCAGTCCAGGGTTCTTCCATTTGGTGAGTGATTTGGACAAGACAACATCTTGGGCCTACCTTGACCACTCACTATAGACCATGTCTaggtaaatttttgttttgttttgtggttttgctggtcctgaggggcttgaactcaggggctagacgctatccctgagcttctttggctcaaggctagcacgctaccacgtgagccacagagccacttctggctttttctgagtagtttattggagatgagagtctcacagacttttctgcctcagccggcttcgaactgcaatcctcagatctcagcctcctgaatagctaggattacaagcttgagtttCCAGTGCCCGGCTGCCTAGGTAAATTTAAGTAACTTGTGTAACTATTACAAAAACTATCCTCAAAATCAAAAAGTAtggatgtaaaaataaataaataaacaagactaTAACTGGAAGGGGTTAGTCAAGGGGAGAAATATTAAATTTACAGTTAAGGTTTTTGTATGAGACAGGTGAACAGAAGATGGCATGGCTATTGGGGAAACTTGATAATAAGTACATATTCAGACATGCTTGTTTAACATTTAAAGATAACCCTTGGCTGGGTGCTAgcggttcacacatgtaatcctagctacttaggaggctgagtaatgcagttcaaagcctacttgggcaggaaagttcatgaaactcttatcttcaattacccaccagaaaaccggaagtggctcaaagagacaaagcACTAGCATTGTTCAAAAAAGCTCAAGTACAatatccaggccctgtgttcaagccccacaacagacagaagaaaaagataaTTCCTTATTCCCACAGAACACTAATTCATTATCTGCATATGTTACTAATCTCTAGCCCCACACACCTCCAGTCATAGAGTCCTAATAACTGCCATCATTACCAGCCACTGGCCTCCTGATCACTGGACCAGTTATAACCCTCCTTAATCACTCAGCCTCTAATTCCAAAATGACTGACCACAGCAAACCAACCAGTCACCAGCGTCATTACCTGTCCCCACAGACAACCACATTTCCCTCCAGTTCCCTCAACCACTAAGACTACAGGACACCTGGAACTCTGTTTCCTTTATGTCCCTATATACCTAATCCACCAACTCCCAAACACTGACACAAACAGAACTCTCCAGCAGCAGCCATTTACAGAAACCTTGATCaccgtcaaaaaaaaaaaaaaaaaaacccactccaCCCTCAACTCATTTAGCTAGCCCCATCACTTTCTTGCTTTAACTAATGTTGACCTGTCATCTGAGGAACTTGCTTGTTTAGATGGGTATCAAGTGAAGAGCTTCCTCCCCCACCATGACATATATGCCTTAAGATCTGAAGATGAGCTAAATAATTACTTCAGCCATCTCTTAATACATTTCCAAAACTTCCCAGCTTGTTTACAGTGTCACCAGACTTAGACCTGTTAACCTTCGTTGGTTCATTGGTTCAACAGGAGTATTCCCAAGACTCACCCTATAGCTGTATTCaccactatgatttttttttacagtaaaatgaaacaaagcaaataaGTTCATCAGCATGAGACAAAACCAGGCACAGGCATCCATACTAGTGGAGTCACACAGGATGATATTTAATTCCTTTAGAGGTAATGAATTCTTTGCAACATGTATGACATGTTGTCTGCTAAGAAAGCTCAAGAGACTCAGTGCCAAGGTGCTTACTGGGGAACTAGTCATATAGGGACTTGGGCTTACATGTATAAGAATTCCAGATCCCAAAAGGAAAGCAAGTGTTCAGCCCAACAAACATCCTTTCTATATTTTAACCCCAGGATGCTACTGTTAGGATTTCTGGAATGGCTGAAACCCTTCTGAAAACTAACTTCCCAGGTGAGCCTTCTAAGAAGGTAGTTTTAGGCCTCCTGGGTTAACTCGGTTTTGTAGTTATCCTACGCCAGTCACTGAAAACTAGCATCAACTTCCTCTTTGCCAGACTCTGGCCATTATTCACTCTGCACTATCCCTTTATCATTTCTGTATCAGTGTAGAAGAGCCATTTAACATCCTGGTCTCTCTTCCCTGATGCCAACAACCTTTTCTTCCATCCACACTAGGCAACCTATTTACCAGCCCTCCACAAACCACTTTTTCAAAACCTTTTACTGCCACGTATGCTTATTCCATAAATATGTACCATACACATTTCATTCCATTCCAAACattaaagttttcattttcttgtccCTCTTCTCTTCTGTGCTCACCTATCAAAGCTTCAACTTCAGTTAAACCCATCTTGCCTTTTAACATATCTCTACAGTGTGGCAAGAGAGAAATCAAACGACTGTGCTCTCTGGTCTcacttcatatttaaaatatggaCCTCAAATGGGTATCCAAAACTGTCTGCAATTCTACTACTTATCCCTAGGGAATTCACTTTCCTTTTTTCCATGAAATTGCCTCTGACATTTTCCTCTTTCTGAAATCTCAAAcatctctttctttcctactCTCAGCTGACAAATCTGCCTCATACTCCAAGTAGAAAAATCAGTGCAAAGAGACAAAAATTACCTTCCCTGCTACCACCAAttccatttcattattttctccttctttcaacTCACTCCAACAGGATTTCATTCTTATCACTCTGACAAAAAAGCTCTCatcttggggttgggaatatggcctagtggcaagagtgcatgaagtcctgggtttgattccccagcaccacatatagacaaaatggccaaaagtgacactgtggctcaagtggcagagtgctatccttgagcaaaaagaagcaagggacagtgctcaagccctgagtccaaggcccaggattggcaaaaaaaaaaaaagctctcatcTGTCAAAATAACCACTGGACTATATATCTTGTCAAAATCAAATTCTCTACCATCATACTTTGGGACTTGCAAGAGCACATGACATCACTGATTGCTCTCATCTTGAAAAGCTTTCTTCCCTATGCTTTCCTGATACCATATTTGCATTCCCCTCCTATCTCGTGACCACCCTTCATcctctttgtttgttttcctgttttgttttgttttcttctaccaGACTTCTGAATGCAAAAATGACTCAAAACTCTACCCTTGGTCCTCTTTAATTACCCTATGCACTGTTCTCTTCCTAGGTGATCTTAGTCAGTCTTAGGGCTTTCAATATCATCCTTACTCTGCTGCCTTTAAATACCAATCCCTTGGCCTAAACCTCCTCCAGGTTCCAGACCCATATGTCTAAAGGCTCCTCAACATTCCTAATAGGATGTGTAATGGTCATCTTGATGAGGCAACCCCATTTCCTTCTGCCAAATGTGATATCCAATACTTGGAATATACTTTCTCAGAAAGTGGGCTCACTGTTCACCTAGTTCCTGCGGGCTAGAAGCCTAGATGTTAATCCTGATTCTTCTTTTCCCTTGTGTTCTGTTTCAGTAAGGACTCCTGGACACCACCTAATCACTGACCACTTTTCTCCCCAGATGGCACATCTTCCCACGCTCACAAACACCTCAACACTGACTCCCCACATCACAtcaccgccccctccccatccacagGTTCCCCCACTGCCCATCAGGGTACGGATAACCACGGACTCTCAGAGACTGCGGATCAGACATCCACAGACATCACCATCGCTGGCCCCAGGGCTGCAACCCTTGACGATCACAGGGTACTTCCAGGCCCTCCATTCCCCAAATCTGCGCCTGCAGGGTTTTGACAGTCCAACCTTCATAGACCTTCCCAAT contains:
- the Zfp37 gene encoding zinc finger protein 37 homolog isoform X1, with amino-acid sequence MAVSPPGGSDKAKGSIAFKDAEGERLDPAQRDVHKDAMLENNGNLVSKEYRAPKPDMMSKLKQREEPCLGKRKKPSQSHLSKIARPKPIRANGNEVQQNDDQPENTQKSQKELTEEVTFKKKIPTKKKGNEESGSLVKKNNVSMKHVPSKKRLLKFDSPEKNLKQNLDSPGEMKRNAKKKPDIAKEHEKLFSHGLSDTKKEKNEAGKKHEKLSNHSLSDKCDTTQTGKKSEKLCHPSPSPTKQGKIQTGEKRKKSSSHSSSTKPGKTEACVNPYECSQCGKVLSHKQGLIDHQRIHTGEKPYECNECGIAFSQKSHLVVHQRTHTGEKPYECTQCGKAHGHKHALTDHLRIHTGEKPYECTECGKTFRHSSNLIQHVRSHTGEKPYECKECGKSFRYNSSLTEHVRTHTGEIPYECNECGKAFKYSSSLTKHMRIHTGEKPFECNECGKTFSKKSHLLIHQRTHTKEKPYKCDECGKAFGHSSSLTYHMRTHTGESPFECSQCGKAFKQIEGLTQHQRVHTGEKPFECNDCGKAFSQKAHLIVHQRTHTGEKPFECNECGKAFNAKSQLVIHQRSHTGEKPYECSKCGKAFKQNVSLTKHMKTHSEEKTHESS
- the Zfp37 gene encoding zinc finger protein 37 homolog isoform X2 yields the protein MLENNGNLVSKEYRAPKPDMMSKLKQREEPCLGKRKKPSQSHLSKIARPKPIRANGNEVQQNDDQPENTQKSQKELTEEVTFKKKIPTKKKGNEESGSLVKKNNVSMKHVPSKKRLLKFDSPEKNLKQNLDSPGEMKRNAKKKPDIAKEHEKLFSHGLSDTKKEKNEAGKKHEKLSNHSLSDKCDTTQTGKKSEKLCHPSPSPTKQGKIQTGEKRKKSSSHSSSTKPGKTEACVNPYECSQCGKVLSHKQGLIDHQRIHTGEKPYECNECGIAFSQKSHLVVHQRTHTGEKPYECTQCGKAHGHKHALTDHLRIHTGEKPYECTECGKTFRHSSNLIQHVRSHTGEKPYECKECGKSFRYNSSLTEHVRTHTGEIPYECNECGKAFKYSSSLTKHMRIHTGEKPFECNECGKTFSKKSHLLIHQRTHTKEKPYKCDECGKAFGHSSSLTYHMRTHTGESPFECSQCGKAFKQIEGLTQHQRVHTGEKPFECNDCGKAFSQKAHLIVHQRTHTGEKPFECNECGKAFNAKSQLVIHQRSHTGEKPYECSKCGKAFKQNVSLTKHMKTHSEEKTHESS
- the Zfp37 gene encoding zinc finger protein 37 homolog isoform X3, whose amino-acid sequence is MAVSPPGGSDKAKGSIAFKDAEGERLDPAQRDVHKDAMLENNGNLVSKEYRAPKPDMMSKLKQREEPCLGKRKKPSQSHLSKIARPKPIRANGRRSIKNN